A stretch of Physeter macrocephalus isolate SW-GA chromosome 6, ASM283717v5, whole genome shotgun sequence DNA encodes these proteins:
- the LOC102991591 gene encoding transmembrane protease serine 6, whose amino-acid sequence MPVAETPQAAGGQGDGGDGEEAEPEGMFKAPEDSKRKVRDYLRLAPLWLALVVLVSVGVLLWYFLGYKAEVTVSQVYSGSLRVLNRHFSHDLARRESSAFRSETTKAQMMLKELIASTCLGTYYNSSSVYSFGEGPLTCFFWFILQIPEHRRPMLSPEVVRALLVEELLSTANSSVPAPYRAEYEVDPEGLVILEASVKDIVALNSTLGCYRYSYVGQGQVLRLKGPDPLASSCLWHLQGPEDLMLKLRLEWMLADCRDRLAMYDVAGPLERRLITSVYGCSRQEPVVEVLASGAIMAVVWKKGLHSYYDPFVLSVQPVAFQACEVNLTLEGRLELQGVLSTPYFPSYYSPSTHCSWRLTVPSLDYGLALWFDAYTLRRQKYDLPCTQGRWTIQNRRYPPGTPFLSLQPTPKAGPYLFVLGQTDLLLESPGGSQPASQSSYLC is encoded by the exons ATGCCCGTGGCCGAGACCCCCCAAGCGGCTGGCGGGCAGGGCGATGGAGGTGATGGCGAAGAGGCAGAGCCGGAGGGGATGTTTAAGGCCCCCGAGGACTCCAAGAGAAAAGTCCGCGACTACCTCCGCCTGGCTCCCCTGTGGCTGGCCCTGGTTGTGTTGGTTTCAGTGGGGGTCCTGCTCTGGTATTTCCTAG GGTACAAGGCGGAGGTGACGGTCAGTCAGGTGTACTCAGGCAGCCTCCGCGTGCTCAATCGCCACTTCTCCCACGACCTTGCCCGCCGGGAGTCCAGCGCCTTCCGCAGTGAGACCACCAAAGCTCAAATGATG CTCAAGGAGCTCATTGCCAGCACCTGCCTGGGTACTTACTACAACTCTAGCTCCGTCTACTCCTTTGG GGAGGGACCGCTCACCTGTTTCTTCTGGTTCATCCTCCAAATCCCCGAGCACCGCCGGCCGATGCTGAGCCCCGAGGTGGTGCGGGCCCTGCTGGTGGAGGAGCTGCTGTCCACGGCCAACAGCTCGGTCCCTGCTCCCTACAGGGCCGAGTATGAGGTGGACCCCGAGGGCCTGGTGATCCTGG AAGCCAGTGTGAAAGACATAGTTGCACTGAATTCCACGCTGG gCTGCTACCGCTACAGCTACGTGGGCCAGGGCCAGGTCCTCCGGCTGAAGGGGCCCGACCCCCTGGCCTCCAGCTGCCTGTGGCACCTGCAGGGCCCCGAGGATCTCATGCTCAAACTCCGGCTCGAGTGGATGCTGGCTGACTGCCGGGACCGGCTGGCCATGTATGATGTGGCTGGGCCCCTCGAGAGGAGGCTTATCACCTC GGTCTATGGCTGCAGTCGCCAGGAGCCCGTGGTGGAGGTCCTGGCATCGGGTGCCATCATGGCGGTGGTCTGGAAGAAGGGCCTGCACAGCTACTATGACCCCTTCGTGCTCTCCGTGCAGCCCGTGGCCTTCCAGG CCTGTGAGGTGAATCTGACCCTGGAAGGCCGGCTGGAGCTGCAGGGCGTCCTCAGCACGCCATACTTCCCCAGCTACTACTCACCCAGCACCCACTGCTCCTGGCGCCTCACG GTGCCCTCCCTGGACTACGGCTTGGCCCTCTGGTTTGATGCTTACACTTTGCGGAGGCAGAAATACGACCTGCCGTGCACCCAGGGCCGGTGGACCATCCAGAACCGGAGGTACCCTCCTGGAACCCCCTTCCTGTCCCTGCAG CCTACCCCCAAAGCCGGGCCTTACCTCTTTGTGCTGGGACAGACGGACCTTCTGCTGGAGTCTCCAGGCGGCAGCCAGCCAGCTTCTCAGTCTTCCTATTTATGCTGA